The Bactrocera dorsalis isolate Fly_Bdor chromosome 3, ASM2337382v1, whole genome shotgun sequence genomic interval GCTAAATAACACTGGCCCCAGATGCGAACCCTGTGGGACCACGGACGACACTTTAAACTCGGCTGACACATAGCCATTGACTCGCACCTGCAGGAATCTCCCAGTCAAGTACAAGTTGAACCAACTCAATACATTTCCCGCCACTCCGTAGCGATCCATCTTCTCTATTAATCCTTTCAAGCCTAGCTTAATCAATTGTGATATCTGCTGTTTTTTGACTTCAATgactataaaatattattttatagctTTGTTACCGATATGTAATGATTGTGCGTTCTCTTGTGGTCTCACTCTAAaccaaagaaaactaaaaaactgcacaaaataaacaaaagagtGAGCTGTTTGAGAACGTCATCCGATAAGTGTAAACATGCGGCCACAtagtaagtatttatttatttgttttacatacatttaaatcATAAGTAGTGAATTTTGTTGATAAATAGTAAGTGTGTTCGATCTTGTCACAATATAATGTTgaattgtttaacattttcagGCAGCTAGGTGTTAGTAAAGTTGACATATCACAATTGTGCTATATAGGCACAGCATGTTTTTTTGATGTAAACTCACGTTTGTGCtatcttacattttttttacaggAAAATACTTTGATTTGAATAATGATAACGACGTTCAAGCTGCATTAGACCTCTTAGACGATTCTGATGCAGATTTCAGTGACGATAATGATATTGATGAGGAAATTTGGGTACCATTCAACATTTTCCCAGAATCTCCAGCAAGTGATGAAGATGATAATGAGAATGCAACTGCATCTGCGACTGCATCAGCAATTTCTCAGGATGATTCAAGTGTAGTAGCTCCGCAAACATCACGGCCAATcattatttctaatattttgttaaatgcaGCACAGCCATCATCTATCAGAAATGTTTCACTAAATACGACTCAGTCATGCACTTCCACAAGTAATACAGCGAAAAGACGTCAACTATGGAAAAGTGCTCCATTTGATTGCAACGATCTACCCATTGCATCTGGTTGTCAAAACATAGCATTAGTGAAAACACCATTGGAGTACTTCAAGAATTACTTCCCAGAATCGCATTACGACGATgccataaaatttacaaaaatgtacGTTATGAGCACACGTGGGCAGGAAGTCCGATATCAACAAGCCGATTTTAAACGATTTTATGGATGCGCAATGATAATGGGGTGTCTTGGATTTCCGAAAATAAGAATGTACTGGTCACATGAATTCCAAATTCCTGCAATTTACAATTCAATGTCACGTgacaaatttttgcaaatgcGATCGGACATTCACTTTGCAGATGTTTCTGTGCCAGACCCCTGTAACAAATTATGGCGCGTACAACCTGTGATCGATTTAGTAAGAAACCGTTGCAATAATTTAGCAACTGAAATAACACAGCATTTAATAGATGAACAAGTTGTTCCATTTACTGGAAGATGCCCTGCGCGTCAAACAATTCGATCAAAACCAAGACCTACTGGTCtaaaaaatttggtatgtgcAACTGTAAGTGGGATGATAGTGGACATTGAAGTTTTTCAAGGCGCTGGCACTTTTCAAGATTGTGGTTTAGGGCATGGCGCGTCTATTATAATGAGGCTAACAAAACACCTCCCAAAAGGCAGCCATATATATTTCGATCGCTTTTTCACAACAATACCCCTCATTCAGTCGGTGCACCAAATCGGTTTCCATGGAACAGGAATTATAATGGCAAATCGATTggacaaaaatttgaaatttccccAGGACAAGGAAATGAATAGGGGTGATATTATCCAGTTCACGAACGGTGACAATGTAGCCGTTGTCAAATGGAAAGATAGCAAAGGTGTCGTAGTCGTTTCCAGCCAGTGCGGCAAAGATCCCATCGGCGAGACAGATAGGTGgaacaaaaatatgaaacgCCGTTGCCCTGTGCATATCGCAAAAGTTATAGAAAATTATAATGAACTTATGGGGGGTGTCGATATAGCTGACCAGATGCTTGAATACTACAGGATAAAAATGAAAACCAGGAAATGGActgtaaaagtattttttcattttcttgatCTGGCTGTATTCAACTCATGGATGGAGTCTAAAAGAGATGCCAAATTAGCTGGTCTGCATAGGTCCAAAGTTAAGACCTTTTTAACGTTCGAAATGAAGATTTGATCGCTACGATCATTGGCCCTCATTCGCAGATGAGACACCTAGAGCTTGCCGCAATAATTGCGGTAGTCGGTCAAGAGGACGATGCCAAAAATGCCACGTCAGCCTTCGTCTAGCAAAAAAACAAGGATTGTTTGGAACAGTACCACACAAAAGACTAAATATGTTCCTTATTAATTAGCTATTTTATTCCTAAGGCAATGACGTACCTAACAGTTTTTTCTATTAATGCACTGAATTTTCGGCATgactttttgttcattttttttttcaataaaagagaaaaccaaatattatttttgtgtctTATTTCTTGGAGCAATTTTTCAGCCTAAGACCTAGGTATCACAATTGTGCGATgtcctttttccaaaaaaaatcattacaGTCATGTTCATCATGTAATTTGtgatcaaaaaatgcaaaactttcTTTCAGATAGTTGATTTCAGTGGAATTAGAAGGAATCAAAAGCATAGGTCTGAAAGGGTTAAGAGCTCATGATCCACCATGTTGAAGGCTTTGGTGAAGTCCGTGTAGATAGTGTGAACTGTTTCACCCTTGTTCAACGTTCTCAGTACGTAATCGACATACAGGTAAAGGTTTGTAGCCGTAGACCTGCCGCCAAAGAACCCATTTTGCTTGGTCGAGATCGTATTCTTGAAGGCGAAATTTACCTGCTGCAAAACAAGTTTCTCAAACAACTTTGGCATTGCCGGCTGTGTGCAGATTGGCCTGTAGTTGGACACCTCAAATCCATCTGGACAAATTGGACAAATATACGAACGTTTCCATGCCCAAGGAAAAATACCCATCTCCAGTGATTTACTAAAGATGTGGGTTATAGGTTCGGCAAGTTCGACTGCACAGCTCTTCAGTAATATGTTCGGTACTCCATCTGGTCCGGCTCCCTTCTTTCCATCTAGTTTGCACATTTGCTCCTACACTTCATCAAAGCGGATGGTGAGTTCCGATAATTTCACATCGTAGCTAGGCgatgaactgataaggagcatgcatcaacttctttgtaaaatatggtcggacaaaagtatgcccaacgattggaatctaagtgtgctctgcccaatccataaaaaaggagaccccacaatctgcgccaactaccgtgggataagcctcctcaacatcgcatataaggttctgtcgagcatattgtgtgaaagattaaagcccaccgttaacaaactgattggaccttatcagtgtggcttcagacctggtaaatcaacaaccgaccaaatattcaccatgctattcgtggatttcaaagctgctttcgacagcacgaaaaggagctgcctttatgccgcgatgtctgaatttggtatccccgcaaaactaatacggctgtgtaaactgacgttgagcaacacgaaaagctccgtcaggatcgggaaggacctctccgagccgttcgataccaatcgaggtttcagacaaggtgattccctatcgtgcgactttttcaacctgcttctggagaaaatagttcgagctgcagaactcaacagagaaggtaccatcttctataagagtgtacaactgctggcgtatgccgatgatattgatatcatcgccctcaacacccgcgccgttagttctgctttctccagactggacaaggaagcaaaagaaatgggtctggcagtgaacgagggcaagacgaaatatctcctgtcatcaaacaaacagtc includes:
- the LOC125777144 gene encoding piggyBac transposable element-derived protein 3-like isoform X1, with translation MYVMSTRGQEVRYQQADFKRFYGCAMIMGCLGFPKIRMYWSHEFQIPAIYNSMSRDKFLQMRSDIHFADVSVPDPCNKLWRVQPVIDLVRNRCNNLATEITQHLIDEQVVPFTGRCPARQTIRSKPRPTGLKNLVCATVSGMIVDIEVFQGAGTFQDCGLGHGASIIMRLTKHLPKGSHIYFDRFFTTIPLIQSVHQIGFHGTGIIMANRLDKNLKFPQDKEMNRGDIIQFTNGDNVAVVKWKDSKGVVVVSSQCGKDPIGETDRWNKNMKRRCPVHIAKVIENYNELMGGVDIADQMLEYYRIKMKTRKWTVKVFFHFLDLAVFNSWMESKRDAKLAGLHRSKVKTFLTFEMKI